Below is a genomic region from Eupeodes corollae chromosome 1, idEupCoro1.1, whole genome shotgun sequence.
TACATTTACTTGCTGACATTGATAACCATCTAAGGCCAGCAAAGCAAATAACTTCGATTAAAAGCATTATAAAATTAGATACCGCACTACGATTCTGCGCCCATGCCCATGCCCATGGTTCATTCCAATTTAGTGTTGGCAACGAATATTGCCTGGGACTTGCAAAGTCGACCATATCCGTCATGCTAAAAGAAGTGTTAAACTCCCTCGAAAGAATAATTTGCCCAGTGTGAATTAAGTTTCATTATACCGAAGCTGAAAAATCACGcgctaaaatttatttttatgagcgCAGCCATATAGGTACCACGAGTAATAGGTTGTGTCGATGGCACGCTCATTAAAAGTGCTTCTCCAAAAAAGGATCTCCAACATGCGTACTATAACCGTAAAGGATTTTACAGCATAAATGCAATGATAGTAAGAAAACTCTTTTTCAGCAATTTTGTCTATTAATTTAcaagttttgttttaggtttgtgACGATACGATAAATCTATCCCATCTTTTTTTCGCTTGTTTCTGGGTTTGCTTCCATTATTGAAACTAGCCTTTCTAGCTGTTTTGTATTGCTCACTACTTTTACCCTgtgataacaaaatatttatttataaattacaaaacttacatttttaccCGGGGATTTACACTCAACACCAGCAGTAGAACAGAAAAATAACGAATAATATCGAACAAAATCATTCACAATAGTAATTATGTTCGACTATCGATAAATGCCGTTTATCGGAAGCCAAACGACACTCATAATAAGGGGCTGCTGTTGTACCTTTATGAAAAGAGTAGAACTGCGGTGTGAAATTGTGAGGAAAGGTCAGATTGGTTTGTAACAAGAAAGGGTGTCCGTATCTGTTTTCACTGTTTATTGACGAGAAGAAACTTATTTACGCCTAGAGCGCAATAACCGCTACTTGAAAACAATGCTTAGCACactattttgtgtaaaatacaATGCTTTTACTTCAGTAGCTGAACCTATAATGATGTATGCAGCACAAACTTGGggatataaaaatatgaaattgttgaaaaattacTAGGGTTCTATGTCAAAAGATGTTTttacctaacaaaaaaaaacgccaaATTATATGGTCATCATTAAAACCGAATTGTGGCCGCTCATTATCAAAACGCTTAAGCTATGTACATTGGACtattttttgagagtttttaaCATGCCTAATCAAGGATTGCCAAgctccttaaacaattcaaaattagaGTCTTTGGTTCGAGAAATAAAAGGAACTTTCTGAATTTTACCCTCAACGTGCCGTCATGCAATGGAAGAGAAGAGAAAATGCACTCTATGATCTCATTGCCAAATGAGATTAGAAATACAGGTATCCATGAAGCGacttaatttgaaaatagaGCCAGATAAAGCGTTCTTCAACACAATCtttgtaaaacaatttattttatgattgattctaatcaaaaattaatatcgGCTATATTCAAAATAAGAAGAGAGTTGAACTTCATGCCGCAACGAGACGATCTTCGATCGATAGATGATTTGCACAATTTGTAACATGTCGGTAAGAAAAGACATTATGCATATCATCGGAAAGTGCCCAATCCtgaaagaagagaaaaaaccTTCCTTGGCAGCAATGTATTGAACGATGCAGAGCTAATACCTCTTTTTAACTGCAATGGCGATTTAACGCAGCTGTACTTATACTATCAAAAAGCCATGTCCTATAGAATCCAAATCATTAAAAAAGCCTTTTAATACCAGCCTATACAAAGAATTatgttcacttttttatatttagctttttcttttcttaaattaaaaattgtctccatctcttttaacttaaaataccATTAACTTGGAGTTAATTATGGAGACGACCAAACTGtgcttaacattttgaaaatgatataaaacTGTGTTGAGGATCGTGAGAGAATAAAAGAAAACGAagattaaacttttattaaatatacgaatatatttatttgaaaattaagtaaTATAAAAATGGTTGATTGCTCTGACGAGACGAGAGGTTAAAAAAGGAATGAAAGGAAATGTATTCATGCATGATTAAGAAACGTCTTGTTCGATGAATGTGTTCAGTGTAACACTATGTTTCAGGTGATGGTTTCTTATGCTGGATGTAGAATGGTAAAAGTGAACCTttcaacaaactgaaaaaatctTAATCTAACAAAAATCTATAACCATAGCAATGGTAGACCTCAATATCAGAAAACTTCCCCTGATTACACAATTttgtgtccaagacgttttggTTGCAGCCTTCCACTTGCCAGACACACTTTAAGCCCAAAAACTTTTTTGCTATATCAGAAAACTTTTCCTGATTACAATGTGCATCTTGGACGATCTTAGGGATGCacctttaataaaaatcaaacatttggtttgaaaattgattttatagaaaaaaatcatttaccatattaatattttaactatCAATATATTCacgttaatttttgtttacaaagttttaaatgGTTTCTGGGCCGCAACTCTGGTAAACCATTTCACTTCAACAATATTATCCTCAATTGTCCAGCCGTATTGAAATAGGGATACTTTATGCATGTTTTTGCAAATACAATTCTAAAAAACTAAGAGTACCACTTTTTGTTCCAACAAAGGTTTAAATGTATCAAATCTAGTTGTTGAACATCGCATTCCCTACACTTtatgaaacaaatttcaataatattaaacCAACTTAGacctatttttaaagaataaaataaaaattaataattttatttggtgTCAAAATTATAAGGTTTATTAATTGCAATAATAAAATGGTATATAATGTACTGTATATAATATGTACGCACTTAGATTTTGTAACATTAAACTTCATCAACTTGTGCCTTGTGTgcgttttaagcacaaaagatctataaaataaaaatgtttaaaatattcatcTGACTAGTAACTCTGTGGtaaatattgtaataaaatGTCTTCTAAAAAAAAGCTTAGCTGGTGCGTTGTGAATTTAAGGCTTTTTTCCATTAATATAAAACATTGTATAAAGCCATGTGTTAATTGGGAATTCTATCTCTTAGATATGACATCACAGCATCAGTTCCTTTTTCCAAAATCTGATGACGTGGCTGGCGGAAACGATTGCCAATTATATCTAAGCacctaaaagtaaaataaaggaaatttaCAAGTTTCTAGAAAGTTGAAGTGATTTTCGAACAACTGacgttatattttttaaatttcccaaGATCGGCGGAACTTGTTCAATATTGTTGTTCCTCAAGTCTAATGTAGCCAACCGCTTAAGAGCACCAAGACCAGTAGCCGAAGCATCGAtcttttctatttgattttccCTAGCTAGAAGTATTTCCAATCCTTGTAGTTCGTAAATGCACGACGGAAAATCTTTAAATCtgcataaatataaatataatataaaggtgttggaaaatatataaaatgtatttaacttGTTGTTTGCGATGTTAAGTTCACGTAACATAGCTAGAAGCCCAAACTCCTTTGGCAATTCGGAAAGATTATTACACGACACATCGAGCCGACTAAGTCTCGAAAATTTCGATATAAATACGGGAATAGAAGATATGAAATTCTGGGACAAAATAATTTCTGTGGCATAATCCGTAAGCTTTTGAAGTctgaaaaagaatataaacGGTTTAAACAAGgtcatttgaaatatttgaaatacttAAGTTACCCCTCAGGTAATTCTTCTAGtcgattttttgacaaatccaCAATATTAGCGGCCTCTTCCTGAGCATCGTGGAAGACTTTATCCGgtattgttgttatattttgcaTTGTAACAATAAGGCTTCGAGTTTTACGAATTTTGAACcttgaattttaaagtttttcaatataatatttgCACCAAAACTtagaaataatctttttttttatatacttgTCAGGGAAGATGTGATTTTCTTCACCAACTAATGCTGAATCTTTGACTTCTGGCATTGAACTTGAATGCATTTGACTTCGATCTCGAAGAGTTTTTAATATTCTACTAGTTCCACACTGAAGAATATCACGTCGAATCGATTTGATTGGATTTCCTTCAACTTGAAGACTCACCAAATGAGCCAAGGTGTGTAAGGAGTTTGGTAGACTATTGATCGAATTATTGGACAAGTCTAATCGAATTAAACTCTGAAGGAGAGCAATTTCATCtggaagtttttcaattttattgtcacgtaaatctaaaatttttaaatgtggcAATTTTGAGCAAAGGTCCCCAGGTACTtcctgaaattatttttatttttattttttaattaacaaagtgATTTATGTAGTTTACAAacctttataaaattattggCAATATGAAGTTCTTGCAGTTCAACACAACCGTCAAAGTCTGGCAGTAACCTTATGTCATTATGTTGAGCGTAGAGGCACTGAAGCTTTCTCAAACTACCTATGTCCATGGGCAGAAGTTCTAAATCATTGTGCATTAAGTCTAACTTTTGAAGTGCTGCAAGGTTGTAATTTtggttgttatttttaaatatatagaaaataataaagttattaaaaaaaatattgtatggttaACTTACATCTCATGTTAACTAGATCGTCGGGTAGTTCTTTAAGATGGTTATGAGAGCATAAAAGTTGAGTTAGTCGCACAAGAAACCCAATACCACCGGGAAGTGATTTAAGATTATTATTTGAAACGtcctttggttttttgtttgttttattgttgttgttgttaggaTCGTAATTATAAAGAATATAATAAAGCATATATGGAATTAAAAGCATTACACGTTAAAAGTTTAtcttattttatgatttatgtaaatattattatagCGGCTGGGTTTTAGGGTTCTTGAGGTTTATTGATAGAAGTTTTCGGGCGGAGGTATTTTGTCGTAACACTTTAGAGGGTTGGTTGAGTGGAATAAACTCAATAAGACGATtggtttttcaaagttttatggTAATACTCTTGAAATGGACCCTATAGAATTTTTCGAGGACTGCTAGATCACTTGGAGTAATTAAGTAAATATGAATTTAAGAGTGGACAATCAAAGGAtggaacaaatttaataattgagtTGCctgtatttttcttaaacttttaatagTCTAGtaaaataaggaaaacaaaGGGGTCAACCTCGGAATTAGAGAGAGTAAGCACGACTTTGTTTATAGCTTCCTTTTGGTGTTCTTAATATTGTGAAAAAAGTCTGATGAGATGTATTGTCTGATGAGATGTTCTTGGATATTACTAtaactgggaaagacagagtgtggtaagacaTTTCATATTCGCGTAGTACTGaaaaagaacgaatatctgtacttcaAAGTACGGCTGAAATTGGAGTCAAGGTTAATAAGCATTCTTACAAACGCAATTGATACGGTTAAACAGTTTAAGGGGAGCAATGCAGCTGGTTCTCTCACTAAAACATAATTCGTTGAAATAACGATAAGATCGGGTGAGTCAAGAAACTTAATGATGATGTTCTAGTATcgtaattgttttaaagatataatTGTTTCCCATCATTTAAAAGATCTTCCTTCTTGCAACGTAAACATCCACTAAAGGCTAGGTTAGTTTTTGCCAGAGAACTGGATCATCTCACATGTGGAGTGACGAAACGAAGATAATAGAGTCAGTTCCGATGGAAAACAATATGTTCGACGACTAAAAAATGAAGCATTCAACCTTAAGTACACAACTGTCAACCTTAAACATAGAGGTGAAAGGATCATGCTACGGGGTTATATGTCATATAAAGGAACCGGTCCGGTATATCGCATAGAAAGTATAATGAATGCCCAAAGCTACATACACATCCTTAAGACGGTATGCTGCCCTACGCAGATGGAGAGTTGCCCGTGACGCGGAAATGTATGCAGTAAAATGAGTAACTAAAGCATGGTTTTCTTCATGTAGCCCAGTCCTAAACCCTATCGAAAACCTTTGGAACGAATTGAAACGAGAAGTAAATAAACATaagataaaaaacataaatgagTTGTATGAGATCGCTAAAGCAGCTTGGGGAAACGTAACCACACAAAAATGAATTGTTCTTAATTAGTTCGCCagctaattttgtttctttcaaaacctttgcatttaattttatattatttgttatttttttgtaaaaaatatttttatttctattagtATACTAAAATATATACACTGCGGGTCATAAGGTTAGAAGCAGGattttttgagaagtaaaatcgatatttctcccgttacataatggattaaaaaaaataactatggtTAATGAAAGACTATTTTGTTAACAGCACAACATACATTTTGGGTATAGAGGAGATTAAGCTAACTGAACTTCtaagacaaatttttaattaagtcaagaatatgcgaaaataaaccgggtcattagattagaagcacataaaataaatgaaaataaaatgtagttattcatattttgtttaagttttttgggttttattaaatatttaataatgtgtGCTGCCACTAgcctttaaaataacttcaaaaattttatcttttaggGATTTATAAAGAGATTCCAAGTAGTCCAGTGAAATCTCACTCACGGCCAATTTGATACCATGAATAAGCGCTTCCTTGTCATCGTATTGCTTTCCTTCCTAATACACCTTACGTGTAAGGTTTGCAATGAAGGATTTTACCTCTCGGGTTGTGTGTATCGGAGCGTTGTCCTGCTGAAAAATCCTTGAAATTGGTCCAAAAAGCTCGGTAATTTTGGGGAATACTGATTCCAGCAAGGCTTTGTAGGTTTTTCCAGTCATTTTACTATCTTGGACTACCAAGTCTATAGTGCCATAAAACGAAATTGAGCCCCAGACCATAACGCCTCCTTCTCTGCTATGGTGACGGTTTAAAAACCGCTCCTCTTTCCTCATGCcatggaaataataattataaccatCTGGCCcatctatgttaaattttttttcgtcggAAAAAATAACCATTGAATTCTGCACATCCCATGATCTTTCACTTCATGTGATCTTTCGCAAAACACAAGCGTTGCTTCTTCAGGGCCTTAAGAGTAAAAAAACATCTATTCTTGCCATTTCC
It encodes:
- the LOC129939239 gene encoding leucine-rich repeat-containing protein 40 isoform X1 — translated: MASRASRRPNLRNLNPVFHKREKSEDNSELSQAMIIQARKSGVLNLSGRALATVPDKVWNLHEPEKEVEVTLDTLMEREEDAWWNQRALVNLDLSSNTLTSVSPKIQNLHDLTVLSLYDNALTSIPKEIGQLEKLTRVNLSRNKLKELPAEFFRIRDLKNLNLAYNCFEELNPDVSDLHMLEVLDVSNNNLKSLPGGIGFLVRLTQLLCSHNHLKELPDDLVNMRSLQKLDLMHNDLELLPMDIGSLRKLQCLYAQHNDIRLLPDFDGCVELQELHIANNFIKEVPGDLCSKLPHLKILDLRDNKIEKLPDEIALLQSLIRLDLSNNSINSLPNSLHTLAHLVSLQVEGNPIKSIRRDILQCGTSRILKTLRDRSQMHSSSMPEVKDSALVGEENHIFPDKFKIRKTRSLIVTMQNITTIPDKVFHDAQEEAANIVDLSKNRLEELPEGLQKLTDYATEIILSQNFISSIPVFISKFSRLSRLDVSCNNLSELPKEFGLLAMLRELNIANNKFKDFPSCIYELQGLEILLARENQIEKIDASATGLGALKRLATLDLRNNNIEQVPPILGNLKNITCLDIIGNRFRQPRHQILEKGTDAVMSYLRDRIPN
- the LOC129939239 gene encoding leucine-rich repeat-containing protein 40 isoform X2, translating into MDTETPVVETESKIPDKVWNLHEPEKEVEVTLDTLMEREEDAWWNQRALVNLDLSSNTLTSVSPKIQNLHDLTVLSLYDNALTSIPKEIGQLEKLTRVNLSRNKLKELPAEFFRIRDLKNLNLAYNCFEELNPDVSDLHMLEVLDVSNNNLKSLPGGIGFLVRLTQLLCSHNHLKELPDDLVNMRSLQKLDLMHNDLELLPMDIGSLRKLQCLYAQHNDIRLLPDFDGCVELQELHIANNFIKEVPGDLCSKLPHLKILDLRDNKIEKLPDEIALLQSLIRLDLSNNSINSLPNSLHTLAHLVSLQVEGNPIKSIRRDILQCGTSRILKTLRDRSQMHSSSMPEVKDSALVGEENHIFPDKFKIRKTRSLIVTMQNITTIPDKVFHDAQEEAANIVDLSKNRLEELPEGLQKLTDYATEIILSQNFISSIPVFISKFSRLSRLDVSCNNLSELPKEFGLLAMLRELNIANNKFKDFPSCIYELQGLEILLARENQIEKIDASATGLGALKRLATLDLRNNNIEQVPPILGNLKNITCLDIIGNRFRQPRHQILEKGTDAVMSYLRDRIPN